The Gemmatimonadales bacterium region CGCAGTCAACGGACTCGACGCCCTCGGCGCCGTCGGTGCCGATCGGGTGCTCACCGCGTTACATCCCGATTTCGCCACCTATTGTCCCGACGGCATCGCAGCGACTGCGGCATCGATCGCCTCGTCGTATCGTGCCGTCCTCGTCGCGGCGACCGCCACCGGCAAGGATCTCGGCCCGCGGATCGCCGCACGAATGAACGCGCCATGCGCCATGGACGTGACGTCGCTCGACATGAACGGCAATGCCATTCGCGTGGTTCGACCAGTCTACGCCGGCAAGGCGCTACAGACGCTCGACGTCAGCAGTAGCGGGGTCATCGTGGTTCGACCCGGCGCATATCCGGCTGGGCAGCACGGCCGACCGGGGGCAACCGCGGCGGTGAATGTGCCGTCGTTCACGAGACGCCTCGAGGTTGCCGCAGTGCGAAAGTCCGACAAGGGGGCCCTCGACGTCGCCGAAGCACGCGTGGTGATCTCGGGCGGACGCGGGCTCGGAGATCCGAAGAACTTCGCGCTGCTCGACGAACTTGCCGCGGCCTTCGGCGGCGAGGCCGCGGTCGGCGCGTCGCGTGCCGTGGTCGACGCCGGGTGGGCCGAGCATGGTGCGCAGGTCGGTCAGACCGGGAAGACCGTCGCGCCGGAGCTGTACATCGCCGTGGGGATTTCCGGCGCGATTCAGCACCTCGCCGGAATGCGGACGGCGAAGGTGATCGTCGCGATCAACCGCGACAAGGACGCGCCGATCTTCAAGGTCGCCGACTACGGTATCGTCGGCGACCTCTTCGAAGTGGTTCCCGCACTCACCGCCGCGGTGAAGCAGGCCCGCGCGCACTGATCCTCCCGTCAACTTCCTTCTTCCGGAGCGCCCGCGTGGGTGTTGTCGTACCGAGTCGTCACCAGGCCGCGTTGCCGGCATCGATGATCCTGACGGACAAGCCGCACGATGAAGCGATCGAACTCGACGTATTGATCGTCGGCGCCGGGCCGGCCGGGCTCGCATGCGCCATCCAGCTCGCGCGAACCAATCCGTCACTGGCGATCGGTGTTCTCGAAAAGGCCGGCGCCCTTGGTGAACATTCGCTGTCGGGTGCGGTGATCAATCCGGTGGCGATGCGGGCGCTCTTTCCGGGGAAGCCGGACGCCGAGTTTCCCTTCCGCCAGCGGGTGGCCGGCGAAGCGGTCTACTATCTCACGGCGCAGGGAAGCACGCGCATCCCGACGCCGCCGACGATGAAGAATCACGGCAACTTCACCGCGTCGCTCTGCGAAGTGGTGCGCTGGCTCGGTGAGCAGGCCGAGGCGCTGGGTATCAACATCTTCCCCGGCTTTCCCGCGGCGTCGCTGCTGGTCGATGGCAGTCGAGTCATCGGCGTGCGCACGGTGCCCGGTGGACTCGATCGCGAGGGGAATCCGACCGACGTCTTCACCGAACCGACCGACCTCACCGCCCGCGTGATCGTGCTGGCTGAAGGGACGCGGGGCGCGCTGGCGCAGGCGTGGCGCGACTGGCAGCACGTCTCCTCTCCCAACCCGCAGATCTTCGCGCTCGGCGTGAAAGAGGTCTGGGAAGTTGCCAAACCTCTCGACCGGGTGATTCACACGATGGGATGGCCGCTGCCGTCCACGGTCTTCGGTGGATCGTGGTGCTATCCGATGGGGCCGAATCAGGTTTCGATCGGCCTCGTCGCCGGGCTCGACTATCACGCTGCCGCGTTCGATGTCCACGAGTCGCTGCAGCGGATGAAGCTGCATCCGCTCTTCCGCGACGTCCTCACCGGCGGCACGATGGTCGAATGGGGCGCCAAGACGATTCCGGAAGGCGGCTACTACGCCATTCCCGACCGGCTCTCCGGCGACGGTCTCATGATGATCGGCGACACCGCAGGATTCGTCGACGTCCCCTCGCTCAAGGGGATCCATTACGCCATGGAATCGGGGATGCTGGCCGCGTCGACGATCGTGACAGCCCTCGGTACGGCGGGCGCGGCATCAGCGGCCGTGCTTGCCCCGTACGACGCGGCGGTCCGCGGGTCGAGCATCGGCCATGACCTACACGTCACCCGCAACATGCGATTGGGATTCAAGGACGGGTTCTGGCGCGGTGCCTTCAAGGCGGGACTGATGACGTTGAGTCGCGGTGCACTTCCCGGCGGACGGATCGAGATGCCAGCCGACGCCGATGCGCCTAGGGAATCGGGGGCGCCCGAGCCATTCGTGCCGGACAACGTACTCACGTTCAGCAAGGTCGACGCCGTCTTCAAGTCGGGGAACGCGACCCGCGATTCGATTCCCTCGCACCTGATCATCGGGCGCGACATCAGCGGCGAGGTCGCGGACTTCTATGCGCATCTCTGCCCGGCGGGAGTGTACGAGCGCGACGGAGATACGGTGCGCGTCAATCCGCCCAACTGCGTCGATTGCAAGGCGACCGACGTTCTCGGTCCGCGATGGACACCGCGCGAAGGGGGAAGCGGCCCGACCTACCGCCTCATGTGAGCGACGGGTGCGGCAGCGGTTCGTGCCGGTACGCGAGCCGGATGGGATGATGATGTAGTCATCGCACGATCTGATCGACGATTGCGCCGTCCGATGCTGGGAATCGGGCGGCGCTTCGCTTTGGCAGCGCAT contains the following coding sequences:
- a CDS encoding electron transfer flavoprotein subunit alpha/FixB family protein yields the protein MTDILVVLEVRDGALRKGAGELLAAARRITDGSVDALVCSAGAVNGLDALGAVGADRVLTALHPDFATYCPDGIAATAASIASSYRAVLVAATATGKDLGPRIAARMNAPCAMDVTSLDMNGNAIRVVRPVYAGKALQTLDVSSSGVIVVRPGAYPAGQHGRPGATAAVNVPSFTRRLEVAAVRKSDKGALDVAEARVVISGGRGLGDPKNFALLDELAAAFGGEAAVGASRAVVDAGWAEHGAQVGQTGKTVAPELYIAVGISGAIQHLAGMRTAKVIVAINRDKDAPIFKVADYGIVGDLFEVVPALTAAVKQARAH
- a CDS encoding electron-transfer flavoprotein:ubiquinone oxidoreductase, which produces MGVVVPSRHQAALPASMILTDKPHDEAIELDVLIVGAGPAGLACAIQLARTNPSLAIGVLEKAGALGEHSLSGAVINPVAMRALFPGKPDAEFPFRQRVAGEAVYYLTAQGSTRIPTPPTMKNHGNFTASLCEVVRWLGEQAEALGINIFPGFPAASLLVDGSRVIGVRTVPGGLDREGNPTDVFTEPTDLTARVIVLAEGTRGALAQAWRDWQHVSSPNPQIFALGVKEVWEVAKPLDRVIHTMGWPLPSTVFGGSWCYPMGPNQVSIGLVAGLDYHAAAFDVHESLQRMKLHPLFRDVLTGGTMVEWGAKTIPEGGYYAIPDRLSGDGLMMIGDTAGFVDVPSLKGIHYAMESGMLAASTIVTALGTAGAASAAVLAPYDAAVRGSSIGHDLHVTRNMRLGFKDGFWRGAFKAGLMTLSRGALPGGRIEMPADADAPRESGAPEPFVPDNVLTFSKVDAVFKSGNATRDSIPSHLIIGRDISGEVADFYAHLCPAGVYERDGDTVRVNPPNCVDCKATDVLGPRWTPREGGSGPTYRLM